The proteins below come from a single Pseudomonadota bacterium genomic window:
- a CDS encoding Gfo/Idh/MocA family oxidoreductase, with protein sequence MKKVRVGVIGVGYLGKFHAQKYAAMDHVELCGVSDVDPKMAESVALANNTRPFTDYRSLLKEVDAVSVVVPTSLHHRIGKECLEAGVDVMLEKPMTTTVAEADELISIASERGRILQVGHLERFNPAVLAMEEYLTKPLFIESHRIHMFKNRALDVDVVLDLMIHDIDIIMNIVDSPIQTIHTVGLPVVTQTTDIANARLIFENGCTANVTVSRISRDNIRRLRVFQPHSFISVDYGKKELTVIKQLPELDSEGMPRREVFNSCYVEKDALEMELRDFVDNVSSRTKPRVSGIEGKMALKIATEIISQINAHLASHKDHFGL encoded by the coding sequence ATGAAGAAAGTCAGAGTTGGAGTGATTGGTGTAGGCTATCTTGGGAAATTTCATGCCCAGAAGTATGCCGCCATGGATCATGTCGAATTATGCGGTGTTTCCGATGTGGATCCGAAGATGGCGGAATCGGTTGCCCTCGCCAACAACACCAGGCCTTTTACGGACTACAGATCTCTGCTCAAAGAGGTTGATGCAGTCAGCGTTGTTGTCCCGACCAGTCTGCACCACCGGATCGGCAAAGAATGTCTGGAGGCAGGGGTTGATGTGATGCTTGAAAAGCCGATGACCACCACAGTTGCCGAGGCCGATGAGCTGATCAGCATCGCTTCCGAACGGGGCCGGATTCTTCAGGTCGGTCATCTTGAAAGATTCAACCCGGCAGTCCTTGCCATGGAAGAGTATCTGACAAAACCTTTATTTATCGAATCGCACCGTATCCACATGTTTAAAAACCGGGCGCTTGATGTGGACGTGGTCCTTGATCTGATGATCCATGATATTGATATCATTATGAATATTGTTGATTCTCCGATCCAGACCATCCATACCGTCGGCTTGCCGGTTGTCACCCAGACGACCGATATTGCCAATGCCAGGTTGATTTTTGAAAACGGCTGTACTGCAAATGTGACCGTCAGCCGCATCTCCAGGGATAACATCAGAAGGCTGAGAGTGTTTCAACCGCATTCTTTTATTTCGGTTGATTACGGAAAAAAAGAACTGACGGTGATCAAGCAACTTCCGGAACTTGACAGTGAAGGGATGCCAAGGCGCGAGGTTTTTAATTCATGTTACGTTGAAAAAGATGCTCTTGAAATGGAACTGCGGGATTTTGTCGACAATGTGAGCTCCAGAACCAAACCCAGAGTTTCTGGCATAGAGGGAAAAATGGCATTGAAGATTGCCACGGAAATCATCAGTCAGATCAACGCGCATCTCGCTTCGCACAAGGACCATTTCGGTCTCTGA
- the lpxB gene encoding lipid-A-disaccharide synthase: MADKKIMIVAGEASGDMHGANLIKAMRNVAPDLDVTGMGGAALVSQGMKSLYDASRVSVVGLFEVFNHLADIREALRILENWMVQEKPALLILIDFPDFNMMLAKRAKAAGIPVFYYISPQVWAWRSGRVRKIKRLVDRLAVILPFEKKFYQEWGMDVDFVGHPLLDTVKPEKNRRELLASLNIDPENPGHVVGLLPGSRRKEVQAMLPLFLEGARLLEKEIGKTTFLIPAAEALEDSVFAQCGLSDCGLDIRISRDDRYGLMSACDAVLAASGTVTLELAILKVPMVVSYRVSPISYFLGRKLIKVEFASLVNLVAGRKVVPELLQHDAVPEKICSELLATICDQELRAEMLAGLEKVVADLGGPGASHRAAEIAFETAGFK, encoded by the coding sequence ATGGCGGATAAAAAGATAATGATCGTTGCCGGGGAGGCCTCCGGTGACATGCATGGGGCCAATCTGATCAAAGCCATGCGGAATGTGGCCCCTGATCTTGATGTTACCGGGATGGGAGGTGCTGCCCTTGTCTCTCAGGGAATGAAGTCTCTCTATGATGCCTCCAGGGTCTCCGTTGTCGGGCTTTTTGAGGTTTTTAACCATCTGGCTGATATCAGAGAGGCTTTGCGTATTCTGGAGAACTGGATGGTGCAGGAAAAACCGGCGCTCCTGATCCTGATTGATTTCCCGGATTTCAATATGATGCTGGCCAAAAGGGCCAAGGCGGCAGGAATTCCTGTTTTCTATTATATCAGTCCCCAGGTCTGGGCATGGCGGAGCGGCAGGGTCAGAAAAATAAAACGTCTGGTTGATCGTCTGGCGGTGATTCTGCCTTTCGAGAAAAAATTCTATCAGGAATGGGGGATGGACGTGGATTTTGTCGGACATCCGCTTCTTGATACGGTGAAACCGGAGAAGAATCGCCGGGAATTGCTTGCATCTCTGAATATTGATCCGGAAAATCCGGGGCACGTTGTCGGGCTGCTGCCGGGAAGCCGGCGTAAAGAGGTCCAGGCCATGCTCCCTCTTTTCCTGGAAGGTGCCAGACTCCTTGAAAAAGAAATCGGCAAGACAACATTTTTGATACCGGCGGCTGAAGCACTTGAGGATTCCGTATTTGCCCAATGCGGATTATCCGATTGCGGCCTGGATATCAGGATCTCCCGTGATGACAGGTATGGTCTGATGTCGGCATGTGACGCTGTTCTCGCCGCATCAGGAACGGTGACTCTTGAGCTGGCTATCCTGAAGGTGCCCATGGTGGTCTCCTACCGTGTCTCGCCGATCTCCTATTTCCTTGGCAGAAAGCTGATCAAAGTGGAATTTGCTTCACTGGTGAATCTGGTGGCGGGCAGGAAGGTCGTTCCCGAGCTGTTGCAGCATGATGCGGTCCCTGAAAAAATATGTTCCGAGCTGCTTGCCACAATTTGCGACCAGGAGTTGCGGGCGGAGATGCTTGCCGGTCTTGAAAAGGTGGTCGCCGATCTTGGTGGCCCCGGAGCGTCACACCGGGCGGCAGAGATTGCTTTCGAGACCGCGGGATTTAAATAG